In the genome of Pseudanabaena mucicola str. Chao 1806, the window CCTATGGCTATCAAAATCCCAAATTGCAGTCATGGCTAGCCAGTACCGCGAAAATTGGCAATAAGGGTAAATCCCGTTTAGTCGATATGAATGCACTCACCCTCAAACATTATTTCCATCCTTTAATGAAAGGACGTACCTCTCTCAAATGTGTTTTACCTGCTATTTGGAAAACGAATTCTTACTTACATGAGATCCCCTACTTTCAAGAATATTATCGTGAAGTAGATGGTGAAATTCTCAGTCCCTATGATGTTTTAACGCAGTTGCAAATCGGCGATCGCCTTCAAGTAGTGAATGAAGGTGCAGGCGCAATGCTAGCCTATCAGGACTTAATGTATGGTGAGATGCGTGATCTCAGTCGTGCCAATCCATCTGTGCGATCGCAATGGAAAGAACTACTTTATCAATATTGCCGCCTCGACACGATGGCAATGGTGATTATCTGGACGCATTGGCAACATCTATGCCATAAAACTCAGAGAAATTTTTGAAAGCACAACTTAGCTATGCTTTCAAATCCAAGCTTGGCAGTAGATAAGTAGCTCAACTTAATTAAAACCCAAACCGAGAGTTTTGTTCCGCCCGCATAGCGGGCGGAACAAAACTCTCGGTTTTTAGTTTACTTATGTCTAGCTACTTACAAAAAACTCTATAAAATATTCAACCAAGTGAAGTACTAGTTTGTGTCACCACTTTATGAAGGTCATAAATTTTTAGAACAGGAAGTTGCTTGCCATTTGAAAAATAGGTATTTGCCTGAATACTGCCCTATGGAGAGAGACTGTCAGAGCCGCAATTACACCCGTAATGGAGATCGCCGCGATGATGGTTAAATTTTTACCTTTGTTGTGTGGTTTACAGCCATGCACCCTTGTGCCTTTTTTTGACCTTGCATAAGTCCTAGCCATATTTAGGTTTGTTCTTGACTCATCGATAAACACCAGATTATTGGTTTCGATTGCCCACATCATCAGTTGATATTCTAGTCTCAACTGTTTGACTGCTTCACTTTCTTGTTTGTCGGCATGAAAAGTTTTTTTTTGCGGGTTAACTCGATTTCCTGTAAGGCTCGACAAATCGTGGACTGACTTACCAATATCTCTGTCTTTGCCGCAAACTTTTGCCTGATTTCTAGCAAGGTTAAGTCATTTTGACCATCAATGATCGCTTCTAGGATTGGATAATGGGTTGCGTTGACTTTGGCTACTGCTCATCCTCCATGGGGTTTTGCCGCCACACTCCCTGTTTGTTTTTGTCTTTGCACCAGATTATTGACCCAGCTTCGACTTACTGCAAACCTATCTGCTACCTCTTTCATCGTGGTTTTCCCTTTTTGATAGCTTGCAATTACTCGTTCTCTCAAATCCTGTGAATACGCTTTTCCTGTTTGCTTTTTCTCTCCATTTTACTTTGCTCATGCTCATTTGAAAACCGCTATAATTTGGAAATTGGGAACAAGGTGAGAGAAGAGGTGTGATCGCTATCATAATAATCGATAAATCTTAGCCTTGAGTTTTAGTACCTATTTAAACCCAATATTTCCCATCTTAACTTTTGCTAGCATCCCATAGCCCGATATAACCTCATAAACATTGCTTTTTTGTCACATAAAATATAGGAAATATCTGCTACTGTGACAACATCACTTGATAAATTTCGCTGTCATGAAGTTACAGGTAAATAATTATGCAAACTTGATTAGGGAACTGCAAGACAGACTTAACCTAAATCAAATGCAGCTTGCTAAACGGGTAGGAACTACGAATTTATCGCTCAGTCGATGGAAAAACGGACATCATACACCCTCACCGATGGCGATCGCTTTGCTTAAAAAAGCAGTCGATGATTTGGGCGATCGGGGAAAAGATTTGTAGGGAGCATCTCAATTAGGCAATGAGTAGAAATACTTAGGAGAATAGAAATAGCCATTGAGATAAGCACAACGATGTTTCAAAACTTGAGCAACATTACTTCTATGCCACTGAGCGCCAGAAATCTTGACCCGACGACCAATCTGCTCAATAGTTATGTCCTCAGTGACGGATTTTACAGCAAAGTCAAATGGGTAGATGGTGTCACCAGTTTAGGCTTAGCTGTGATTAGCAAGTTACTTTGTGACGCATCTCTGCAATATGTCTATACAGGTGAGCAGAAACCCCGTGGGCGAAAACGCAAGTAAGATGGCAAAGTCGATTTGACTGATGTCAGTTGGATGACCTTAGTCTCGGAAATCGAACCACAGCTTTACCTCTATACGATTGAGGTTTGGGTAGTTAGGATAAAAAACGGAAAGTTCGTCTTGCCTACATCCGTGATTGTCGTCACTCTGAGCGTGTTGGACTAGCTCAGTTGTTTTCCACCGACATCAATCTTGGGGCATTAGAAATTCTTGCTTTCTATAAATCTCGCTTTCAGATTGAATTCATCTTTCGTGATGCTAAACAGTTTACTCGTTTAGCTGATTGCCAAT includes:
- a CDS encoding transposase; amino-acid sequence: MSSLTGNRVNPQKKTFHADKQESEAVKQLRLEYQLMMWAIETNNLVFIDESRTNLNMARTYARSKKGTRVHGCKPHNKGKNLTIIAAISITGVIAALTVSLHRAVFRQIPIFQMASNFLF
- a CDS encoding helix-turn-helix domain-containing protein, with protein sequence MKLQVNNYANLIRELQDRLNLNQMQLAKRVGTTNLSLSRWKNGHHTPSPMAIALLKKAVDDLGDRGKDL